A window of the Desulforapulum autotrophicum HRM2 genome harbors these coding sequences:
- a CDS encoding protein-glutamate methylesterase/protein-glutamine glutaminase, with amino-acid sequence MPHDIKVLVVDDSAVVRKIFSEQLSKQKGIIVIGTAPDPYVARDKIVKLKPDVITLDIEMPRMDGITFLKKLMKHYPLPVIIVSSLSTKGSKIALDALSLGALEVISKPSAAYSVGDMSLQLAEKIRAVYGAKRMASPTQNTEKKPLISIGSMALAATTNKVIAIGASTGGTEAIKKVLTRLPHNTPGIVVVQHMPAQFTTSFAQRLDELCQMRVKEAQNGDMVINGQVLIAPGNYHMIFKRSGARYYVEIKTGPLVHYQRPAVDVLFKSVARFAGANALGIILTGMGKDGAAGMLEMKKAGAINIAQDERSSVVFGMPKEAINMGAVDYIQDINCIANKAISLLETM; translated from the coding sequence ATGCCCCATGATATCAAAGTTCTGGTTGTAGATGATTCTGCTGTTGTCAGAAAGATTTTTTCTGAACAATTGTCTAAACAAAAAGGTATTATCGTTATCGGTACTGCGCCTGATCCTTATGTTGCCAGGGATAAAATAGTCAAGCTGAAACCCGATGTGATTACCCTTGATATTGAAATGCCCCGCATGGACGGCATCACTTTTTTAAAGAAACTGATGAAACACTACCCCCTTCCGGTCATCATTGTCAGTTCTCTTTCAACCAAAGGCAGCAAAATAGCCCTTGATGCACTTTCTTTAGGTGCCCTTGAAGTCATTTCTAAACCGAGCGCAGCCTATTCTGTGGGGGATATGAGCCTGCAGCTGGCAGAAAAAATCAGAGCGGTTTATGGAGCAAAAAGGATGGCTTCACCCACCCAGAACACTGAAAAAAAACCGTTAATATCCATCGGGTCAATGGCCCTTGCAGCCACAACCAATAAAGTCATCGCCATTGGTGCCTCCACCGGTGGAACGGAAGCGATAAAAAAGGTATTGACCCGATTGCCACACAATACCCCAGGGATTGTGGTGGTCCAGCACATGCCTGCCCAGTTTACCACCTCCTTTGCCCAGAGACTGGATGAACTCTGCCAGATGAGAGTCAAGGAAGCACAAAATGGGGATATGGTTATCAATGGCCAGGTGCTGATCGCACCGGGTAATTACCACATGATTTTTAAACGAAGTGGCGCCAGATATTATGTAGAGATCAAAACCGGTCCCCTTGTCCATTACCAACGACCTGCCGTGGATGTCCTGTTCAAGTCCGTTGCCAGATTTGCCGGGGCCAATGCCCTGGGCATCATTTTGACCGGCATGGGCAAAGATGGTGCTGCCGGAATGCTGGAAATGAAAAAAGCAGGTGCCATTAATATTGCCCAGGATGAACGCTCCAGTGTGGTTTTTGGTATGCCCAAGGAAGCGATAAACATGGGCGCTGTTGACTATATTCAGGATATCAACTGTATTGCCAATAAAGCCATTTCCCTTTTGGAGACAATGTAA
- a CDS encoding CheR family methyltransferase gives MVTETELSPGQHKKLSRIVYEESGVVLNEKKYSLLVARIAKRMRITKITSVNDYINLISSDPGEFSEFIDATTTNHTFFFRENKHCEYLIKILDKKNTLKIWSAASSSGEEAFSIAIQLLANSFSFSIFASDVSDSMLNLGRRAVYPKARVKDVPLSMLHAYFQKGKDKKKGYVKVKPAVQQLVTFAKFNLLSDTPADTFDIIFCRNVMIYFDTPTRQRVVDNLCQALKPGGYFFVGLAESLNGLDHSLTTILPSGYQKK, from the coding sequence ATGGTAACCGAAACCGAACTTAGTCCTGGACAACATAAAAAACTTTCCAGAATTGTTTATGAAGAATCAGGCGTGGTCCTTAATGAAAAAAAATACAGTCTTCTGGTTGCAAGGATAGCCAAAAGAATGCGGATAACTAAAATAACATCTGTTAATGATTATATTAATTTGATATCCAGTGATCCGGGTGAATTCAGTGAATTTATCGATGCAACCACCACCAATCACACTTTTTTTTTCAGGGAAAATAAACACTGTGAATATTTAATCAAAATACTGGATAAAAAAAACACTTTAAAAATCTGGAGTGCAGCATCATCCAGCGGAGAAGAGGCTTTTTCCATAGCAATTCAACTGTTGGCCAATTCATTCTCATTCAGCATCTTTGCGTCTGATGTTTCTGATTCCATGTTGAATCTTGGCCGGCGGGCTGTTTACCCAAAGGCGCGGGTAAAAGATGTTCCCCTCTCCATGCTGCATGCCTATTTTCAAAAGGGCAAAGACAAAAAAAAAGGTTACGTCAAGGTAAAACCGGCGGTTCAGCAATTGGTTACATTTGCAAAGTTCAACCTGCTATCCGATACCCCTGCTGATACATTTGATATCATTTTTTGCAGAAACGTCATGATTTATTTTGATACCCCGACACGTCAAAGGGTTGTGGACAATCTTTGTCAGGCATTAAAACCGGGCGGCTATTTTTTTGTAGGGTTAGCTGAAAGCCTCAACGGACTGGATCATTCCCTGACAACCATTTTACCGAGCGGTTATCAGAAAAAATGA
- a CDS encoding chemotaxis protein CheD: MNHFIFPYIATKGKTTPLYGNIATIVLLKMMLTQESSPKFLEAQIYGGAYHPEKNNIEIGRENIEIARKILMRNQIPITSQDVGGEKGRKVIFNTKTNEVAILKVDRLRDMDWYPYQ; encoded by the coding sequence ATGAACCATTTTATTTTTCCTTATATTGCCACAAAGGGGAAAACCACTCCTTTGTACGGCAATATTGCGACCATTGTCTTGCTGAAAATGATGCTGACCCAGGAATCATCACCCAAATTTCTGGAAGCACAAATATATGGTGGTGCATATCACCCTGAAAAAAACAATATCGAGATCGGCAGGGAAAATATTGAAATTGCCAGAAAAATTCTTATGAGAAACCAGATACCGATCACTTCCCAGGATGTTGGGGGGGAAAAAGGCAGAAAAGTGATTTTCAATACAAAAACCAATGAGGTCGCAATTTTAAAAGTTGACAGACTCCGGGACATGGACTGGTACCCCTACCAATGA
- a CDS encoding ABC transporter substrate-binding protein, whose protein sequence is MVVDPNIKILVVDDSGTMRVMFKQILKQAGFENIIMAVNGDDGIKKVKEENPDLVISDWNMPKKDGLEFLQWLRSQETYKKIPFIMATAQADKGQQIIIMEAGGNGHVPKPFDAEQIKTEILKAFSPETKKIAKTRNRKVINNKVELTVSHIQITDHLVLGALKHRIENGEVTPRYFDLKTDKKAGWNPIQEGLENGQIDCAFVLAPIAMDLFAYDTPIKMVLLAHKNGSTFVRSRHYDPRFDSLQSFYKYKVVDIPHKMSVHHMLAHQFLKELGLKPGVPGKEAINVRFEVVPPIKMPGIMEANEDVAGFMVAEPIATKAMVSKIGNLEFISSSRWKDHPCCIVAMQNDFIDKFPDAAQEFVSLLMETGKYIEYDKIRASNIGVRFLDPDGTIGLKPEVLQRVFSQPMAIKMDDLYPVVEDFDIIQKYMHDVMGIGRIIDLEQFIYAGFAGKP, encoded by the coding sequence ATGGTGGTAGATCCAAATATTAAAATTCTTGTTGTAGACGACTCTGGAACAATGCGCGTTATGTTCAAGCAGATTTTAAAACAGGCGGGGTTTGAAAATATTATAATGGCTGTCAATGGTGATGATGGCATCAAAAAAGTAAAAGAAGAGAATCCTGACCTTGTGATAAGCGATTGGAATATGCCTAAAAAAGATGGCCTTGAATTTTTGCAATGGTTAAGAAGCCAGGAAACTTACAAAAAAATTCCTTTTATCATGGCAACAGCCCAGGCAGATAAAGGTCAGCAGATAATCATTATGGAAGCAGGCGGAAATGGTCATGTGCCAAAACCCTTTGATGCGGAACAGATAAAGACAGAAATATTAAAAGCGTTTTCCCCTGAAACAAAAAAAATTGCCAAAACAAGAAATAGAAAGGTGATTAATAACAAGGTTGAGTTAACAGTCTCTCACATACAGATCACAGACCATCTGGTTTTAGGTGCGCTTAAACACAGAATTGAAAATGGGGAAGTAACGCCAAGATATTTTGACCTTAAGACGGATAAGAAGGCGGGATGGAATCCCATCCAGGAGGGGCTGGAGAACGGTCAGATCGACTGCGCATTTGTACTGGCTCCCATTGCCATGGATCTGTTTGCCTATGACACACCCATAAAAATGGTTCTCCTCGCCCATAAAAACGGGAGTACCTTTGTGCGAAGCAGACACTATGATCCGAGGTTTGATTCTTTGCAGAGTTTTTATAAGTATAAGGTTGTCGATATTCCCCATAAAATGTCTGTGCATCATATGCTGGCCCACCAGTTTTTAAAGGAACTCGGTTTAAAACCCGGGGTTCCAGGAAAAGAGGCGATCAATGTAAGATTTGAAGTTGTCCCCCCCATAAAAATGCCGGGAATCATGGAGGCGAATGAAGATGTCGCAGGATTTATGGTGGCAGAACCCATCGCCACCAAAGCCATGGTTTCCAAGATAGGAAATCTTGAATTTATTTCCTCTTCAAGATGGAAAGATCATCCCTGCTGCATTGTTGCCATGCAGAATGATTTTATTGATAAGTTCCCTGATGCTGCTCAGGAATTTGTATCCCTTCTGATGGAGACCGGAAAATATATTGAATATGATAAAATACGGGCTTCAAACATTGGCGTTCGTTTTCTTGATCCCGATGGAACGATTGGTTTGAAACCAGAAGTTCTCCAGAGGGTTTTTTCTCAGCCAATGGCTATAAAGATGGACGATCTTTACCCGGTTGTTGAGGACTTTGATATCATTCAAAAATATATGCATGATGTCATGGGCATTGGCAGGATAATTGACCTTGAGCAGTTTATTTATGCCGGTTTTGCAGGAAAGCCATAA
- a CDS encoding sigma-54-dependent transcriptional regulator, with the protein MDKKKMPKVLIIDDNEQVCKFLIKLFSKTEYQTFYQLTLKEGLENIFSDDIDIVFLDVNLPDGNGLEAIDIIKQHPAAPEIIIITADGNVDGAELAMRSKAWDYIPKTESNKNFKFALDRALEYRKQKQFNQLKKKIKRARIIGDSRLISKCLDDVSKAANSDIPVLITGKTGTGKELFSRAIHTNSNRSRAGFVVVDCAALPEHLVESTLFGHTKGAFTGADSDKPGLMKMADKGTLFLDEIGELPLTVQKKFLRALQGKEFRPVGGKNEVKSDFRLICATHRDLSNMVKENKFREDLYFRIFSMNIQLPRLKDREDDAAKIAQCLMTQKTAGSENSCTMSQEFLEEIRLYDWPGNVRELITTINLACSDAGSDSTLFPYHLPDHIRAFNIKNKFNTPDSENTTKKNLFLDTKRTGKNLKFKAYIEQMKYDYLQELLSAAKGDIKKSCRRSGLSRSQLYRLLQQYKIKTVTESNSGNLPNSTL; encoded by the coding sequence ATGGATAAAAAGAAAATGCCGAAAGTGCTAATAATAGATGATAACGAGCAGGTCTGTAAATTTCTGATCAAACTTTTTAGCAAAACAGAATACCAAACTTTTTATCAACTAACCTTGAAAGAAGGATTGGAAAATATATTTTCTGACGATATAGATATTGTCTTTTTAGATGTAAATCTTCCGGATGGCAATGGCCTGGAAGCCATAGATATTATAAAACAACACCCTGCTGCACCGGAAATAATTATAATCACTGCGGATGGAAATGTTGACGGCGCTGAGCTTGCCATGCGGTCCAAAGCATGGGATTATATTCCCAAAACAGAGTCCAATAAAAATTTTAAATTCGCATTGGACAGGGCATTGGAATATCGGAAACAAAAACAATTCAACCAGCTGAAAAAGAAGATTAAAAGGGCCAGGATTATTGGCGACAGCCGGCTGATTTCAAAGTGCCTTGATGACGTTTCAAAGGCCGCAAACAGTGATATCCCCGTATTGATAACCGGGAAAACAGGAACCGGTAAAGAGCTTTTCTCAAGGGCAATCCATACCAACAGCAACAGATCCCGTGCAGGGTTTGTCGTTGTAGATTGTGCAGCATTACCAGAACATCTTGTGGAAAGCACACTTTTTGGACATACAAAAGGTGCATTCACAGGAGCTGATTCTGACAAGCCGGGATTAATGAAAATGGCGGACAAAGGAACACTCTTCTTGGATGAAATCGGAGAACTTCCCTTAACTGTTCAGAAAAAATTTCTCAGGGCACTTCAGGGAAAAGAATTCAGACCCGTGGGTGGAAAAAATGAAGTTAAAAGTGATTTCAGGTTGATCTGTGCAACCCATCGTGATTTGTCAAACATGGTGAAAGAAAATAAATTTAGAGAAGATCTTTATTTTAGGATATTTTCGATGAATATTCAATTGCCTCGTTTGAAGGATCGCGAAGATGATGCAGCGAAAATTGCTCAATGCCTGATGACTCAAAAAACAGCGGGGTCTGAGAATTCATGCACAATGTCCCAGGAATTTTTAGAAGAAATTCGCCTGTACGATTGGCCGGGAAATGTCAGGGAGTTGATCACTACAATTAATTTGGCCTGCAGTGATGCCGGTTCCGACAGCACACTTTTCCCCTATCATCTCCCCGATCATATCCGGGCGTTTAATATTAAAAACAAATTCAACACCCCAGATTCTGAAAATACAACAAAAAAAAATTTATTTTTAGACACTAAAAGAACCGGTAAAAATTTAAAATTCAAAGCGTATATTGAACAAATGAAATATGATTATCTGCAGGAATTATTGTCCGCTGCTAAAGGCGATATAAAAAAATCCTGCAGGCGTTCCGGCCTTTCAAGAAGTCAACTCTACCGCCTATTGCAACAGTATAAAATAAAAACGGTTACAGAATCAAACTCCGGGAATCTTCCAAACTCAACGTTGTAG